In one Thioclava sp. ES.031 genomic region, the following are encoded:
- a CDS encoding bile acid:sodium symporter family protein yields MTGLDAVRLNFSPGALHLLNAILGIVMFSVAIDLSPRDFRPLVRRPWALIVGFTSQFLVLPALTFGLVLALQPSPSIALGLILVAACPGGNVSNFFTHRAGGNTALSVSLTAFATAAAIVLTPLNIAFWGSLYAPTRTLLHETHIDPVSVAITVGVMLLLPLIAGIALNHYRYDLTTRIRDPLKWVSMAIFVAFVALSLSANWQYFVQFVGLIAGMVVLHNALAFAGGYGTATLAGLSPFDRRAITVETGIQNSGLGLVLIFAFFGGLGGMAIVAAFWGIWHIIAGFAISTVMRRKEAAR; encoded by the coding sequence ATGACGGGGCTCGACGCGGTCCGGCTGAATTTCAGCCCCGGCGCCCTGCATCTGCTCAACGCGATCCTCGGCATCGTCATGTTCTCGGTCGCGATTGACCTATCCCCCCGCGATTTCCGCCCGCTGGTGCGCAGGCCCTGGGCGCTGATCGTGGGGTTCACGTCGCAATTTCTGGTGCTGCCCGCGCTGACCTTCGGGCTGGTGCTGGCGCTGCAGCCCAGCCCCTCGATCGCGCTGGGGCTGATCCTTGTCGCGGCCTGCCCGGGCGGGAATGTCTCGAACTTCTTCACCCATCGGGCCGGTGGCAACACGGCGCTCTCGGTGTCGCTGACCGCCTTCGCCACGGCAGCGGCGATCGTGCTGACGCCGCTCAATATCGCCTTCTGGGGCAGTCTTTATGCACCGACGCGGACGCTGCTGCACGAGACCCATATCGACCCGGTGAGCGTGGCGATCACCGTCGGCGTCATGCTGCTCTTGCCGCTGATCGCCGGCATCGCGCTGAACCATTACCGCTATGACCTCACGACGCGTATTCGCGATCCGCTGAAATGGGTCTCGATGGCGATTTTCGTCGCGTTCGTGGCGCTCTCGCTCAGCGCCAACTGGCAGTATTTCGTGCAATTCGTCGGGCTGATCGCGGGGATGGTGGTGCTGCACAACGCACTTGCCTTCGCGGGCGGCTATGGCACCGCGACACTGGCGGGACTGTCGCCCTTCGACCGGCGCGCGATCACCGTCGAGACCGGCATCCAGAATTCGGGCCTCGGGCTCGTGCTGATCTTCGCCTTCTTCGGGGGCCTGGGCGGCATGGCGATCGTCGCGGCTTTCTGGGGCATCTGGCACATCATCGCGGGCTTCGCGATCTCAACCGTCATGAGACGAAAGGAGGCCGCGCGATGA